A region of Campylobacter concisus DNA encodes the following proteins:
- the glyS gene encoding glycine--tRNA ligase subunit beta has product MKELLLEIGVEELPAIPFLRELPNINTKWQAVLEKYNLVSPFKFYYTPRRLVFFHEKFPQSQPDSVASFIGAPKQVALKDGAFTKAALSFANKCGIDESELKFKEIDGKEVLYYEKEVKGEPVAKIMGDIVEEFLKSLNFGKSMRWGNGEFEFIRPIRSFLCLLGDEVIKFDKFGVASGDSTYPHRSISYDKIKISNIKEYFEGSRARGVVLEAAEREKIILNEFEKISQKSGLKIEIDRELLAEVVAITEYPTALLGSFEVEFLEVPSEVIITSMKENQRYFPVFKDDKLANGFVVVSNAITQDYSLIIKGNEKVLRARLSDAMFFWQSDLAHEFGPEKLKNITYLKELGSIYEKELRELQVAKKLASNYDELLKKEAGEYGAKLERAVMLSKADLTTQMVYEFTELQGIMGAYYAKAKKEDENIILAIKEQYLPDGEEAECPSKVFSSVVALSNKLDTLMGLFSIGKIPSGTKDPYALRRAANGVIKIVLAHNLKFNVKEILEDIAKDYKKFDVEVLINFILDRLYTFFDANASIVKACIKSGEKDILELTKMIEALAKISSEPSFRENFSTFKRLANIIKDDKFSKVDENLFEIDAEKALNDAFKAVDKRLAYEPRLKALFALKPQIDEFFDKVMINVENEKVRNNRVAIIGQIYSEILKVADIKEISF; this is encoded by the coding sequence ATGAAAGAGTTATTATTAGAAATCGGAGTTGAGGAGCTTCCAGCGATACCGTTTTTAAGGGAGCTGCCAAATATCAATACTAAATGGCAGGCTGTACTTGAAAAATATAATCTTGTAAGCCCTTTTAAATTTTATTATACACCGCGTCGTTTGGTCTTTTTTCATGAGAAATTTCCACAATCTCAGCCTGACAGCGTAGCTAGCTTTATCGGTGCGCCAAAGCAAGTGGCACTAAAAGACGGAGCATTTACAAAGGCAGCACTTAGCTTTGCAAATAAATGTGGCATAGATGAGAGTGAGCTTAAATTTAAAGAGATAGACGGCAAAGAGGTGCTCTACTACGAAAAAGAGGTAAAGGGCGAGCCAGTCGCTAAGATAATGGGCGATATAGTTGAGGAGTTTTTAAAGAGTCTTAACTTTGGCAAGTCTATGCGCTGGGGCAACGGAGAGTTCGAGTTTATCCGCCCGATAAGATCGTTTTTGTGTTTGCTTGGCGATGAGGTCATTAAATTTGATAAATTTGGCGTAGCAAGTGGTGACTCTACATATCCACATAGAAGCATCAGCTACGACAAGATAAAAATTTCAAATATAAAAGAGTATTTTGAAGGCTCAAGGGCTCGTGGTGTTGTGCTTGAAGCTGCCGAGAGAGAAAAAATAATCCTTAATGAGTTTGAAAAGATCAGTCAAAAAAGTGGGCTAAAGATCGAGATAGATAGAGAACTTCTAGCTGAAGTCGTGGCGATTACCGAGTACCCAACAGCGCTTCTTGGCTCATTTGAAGTGGAATTTTTAGAGGTGCCAAGCGAGGTCATCATCACTTCGATGAAAGAAAATCAACGCTATTTCCCAGTCTTTAAAGATGATAAGCTTGCAAATGGCTTTGTGGTTGTTAGCAACGCCATAACGCAGGACTATTCACTCATCATCAAAGGCAATGAAAAGGTGCTAAGAGCAAGGCTGAGTGATGCGATGTTCTTTTGGCAAAGCGACCTAGCGCACGAATTTGGCCCAGAAAAACTAAAAAATATAACTTACCTAAAAGAGCTTGGAAGTATCTACGAAAAAGAGCTTAGAGAGCTACAAGTGGCTAAAAAGCTTGCTAGCAACTATGACGAGCTACTCAAAAAAGAAGCTGGCGAGTATGGAGCAAAGCTTGAACGAGCTGTAATGCTAAGCAAGGCCGATCTTACAACGCAGATGGTTTATGAATTTACCGAGCTTCAAGGCATCATGGGCGCTTACTACGCAAAGGCTAAAAAAGAGGATGAAAACATCATTTTGGCCATAAAAGAGCAGTATCTGCCAGATGGTGAAGAGGCAGAGTGCCCAAGCAAGGTATTTAGCTCTGTTGTAGCGCTTTCAAATAAGCTTGATACTTTAATGGGACTCTTTAGTATCGGCAAAATCCCAAGTGGCACCAAAGATCCATACGCTCTAAGGCGTGCAGCAAATGGCGTGATAAAGATCGTTTTGGCACATAATTTGAAATTTAATGTAAAAGAAATTTTAGAAGATATCGCAAAAGATTATAAGAAATTTGACGTTGAAGTGCTTATAAATTTCATCCTTGATAGACTTTACACCTTCTTTGACGCAAACGCTTCTATCGTAAAAGCGTGCATAAAAAGCGGCGAAAAGGATATCTTGGAGCTAACAAAGATGATAGAAGCACTTGCTAAAATTTCTAGCGAGCCAAGCTTTAGAGAGAATTTCTCTACATTTAAGCGCCTTGCAAACATTATAAAAGATGATAAATTTAGCAAGGTTGATGAGAACCTCTTTGAGATAGATGCTGAAAAAGCCCTAAATGATGCATTTAAAGCGGTCGATAAGCGCCTAGCGTATGAGCCAAGGCTAAAAGCGCTATTTGCTCTAAAACCACAGATCGATGAGTTTTTTGACAAAGTTATGATAAACGTTGAAAACGAGAAAGTGCGAAACAACCGCGTCGCAATAATCGGTCAAATTTATAGTGAGATACTAAAAGTAGCTGATATAAAAGAGATCAGCTTTTAA
- a CDS encoding endonuclease/exonuclease/phosphatase family protein produces MRVVFALFFTILVAFASEISIATYNVQNLFDCKDDGSEYLDFKVGVSKWDCEAADSKLQRTRQVINALNTDIIALQEIENEQVLKALVSDSEYKFISFTKEKNSPVGLGLISKLQPSGSEIFKVPNVKTRNILKVVFEKEGKKFSIFVNHFPTYKNGINMQKKAEKTLRTALGKEKNAIILGDFNSPFGQKSILNDIIATRNFYDLYKELEPKDRYSHAVHGKKRAIDHVLLSPSFMENGDLSYVSGSFEVFKPSFAVDEKGFAKSDLYSDHFALKFKISTDPSPIKKGFVSKIFKKDENKANKKTSEQNYKTADVDTLFDHPEAVPAVIEKVVVILKDKHGFIISKNHRGIYVYDPKNSVIVGEELDVLVRRMKIYKDALEVSSYEIINEHGTKDISENLLDASQLSEARSGDVFAKISGRLERGYLHTPYGKIRVYSKKKLKDGEYSFENARVKIYKRENQIVVE; encoded by the coding sequence TTGAGAGTAGTTTTTGCTTTGTTTTTTACCATTTTAGTGGCATTTGCGAGTGAAATTAGCATCGCAACTTATAATGTGCAAAATTTATTTGATTGCAAAGATGATGGTAGCGAGTATCTTGATTTTAAAGTAGGCGTATCAAAGTGGGACTGCGAGGCGGCTGATTCAAAACTACAAAGAACAAGACAAGTCATAAATGCACTAAATACCGACATTATCGCACTTCAAGAGATCGAAAATGAACAGGTTTTAAAAGCTCTAGTAAGTGATAGCGAGTATAAATTTATAAGCTTTACAAAGGAGAAAAACTCGCCTGTTGGGCTTGGGCTTATTTCAAAGTTACAGCCAAGTGGCAGTGAAATTTTTAAAGTTCCAAACGTAAAGACGAGAAATATTTTAAAGGTTGTTTTTGAGAAGGAAGGCAAGAAATTTAGCATATTTGTAAATCACTTTCCAACTTATAAAAATGGCATAAATATGCAAAAAAAGGCTGAAAAAACGTTAAGAACGGCTCTTGGTAAAGAGAAAAATGCAATTATTTTGGGTGATTTTAACTCGCCCTTTGGACAAAAATCCATCCTAAATGACATCATCGCAACGAGAAATTTTTATGATCTTTATAAAGAGCTTGAGCCAAAAGATAGATATTCTCACGCAGTACATGGCAAAAAAAGAGCGATCGATCATGTTTTGCTTTCACCTAGCTTTATGGAAAATGGCGATCTAAGCTATGTTAGTGGTAGTTTTGAAGTCTTTAAACCAAGCTTTGCAGTCGATGAAAAAGGCTTTGCAAAGAGCGACCTTTACTCGGATCACTTTGCATTAAAGTTTAAAATTTCAACTGATCCAAGTCCAATAAAAAAGGGCTTTGTGAGTAAAATTTTTAAAAAAGATGAAAACAAAGCCAATAAAAAAACAAGCGAACAAAACTATAAGACGGCTGATGTGGATACGCTTTTTGATCACCCAGAGGCAGTGCCAGCAGTGATTGAAAAAGTGGTTGTTATCTTAAAAGATAAGCATGGCTTTATTATCTCGAAAAATCACCGCGGAATTTATGTCTATGATCCTAAAAATAGTGTTATTGTAGGCGAGGAGCTAGATGTTTTAGTAAGACGAATGAAAATTTATAAAGATGCGCTTGAAGTCAGCTCTTATGAGATCATAAATGAGCATGGCACAAAAGATATTAGCGAAAATTTACTAGATGCATCGCAACTAAGTGAAGCTAGAAGTGGCGATGTCTTTGCTAAAATTTCGGGCAGGCTTGAGAGAGGCTACCTGCATACACCATACGGTAAGATCAGGGTTTATAGCAAGAAAAAGCTAAAAGATGGTGAGTATAGTTTTGAAAACGCGAGAGTTAAAATTTATAAGAGAGAAAACCAAATCGTTGTGGAGTAG
- a CDS encoding tRNA (cytidine(34)-2'-O)-methyltransferase: protein MFNIVLVHPQIPQNTGAIGRMCVNANLKLHIVKPTVFDLSEKAVRRAGLDYWKILNPKIWDSLEEFLEANLSHKDRFFFATTKTNRLYYEAEFKPGDFIFFGGESTGLPREFMDINFKNAITIPMGKEGRSLNLAMSAGIIAYEAIRQNITEFDFRSEI, encoded by the coding sequence ATGTTTAACATAGTCCTAGTCCACCCTCAGATACCGCAAAATACTGGAGCTATCGGCAGAATGTGTGTTAATGCAAATTTAAAGCTGCATATCGTTAAGCCCACTGTGTTTGATCTGAGTGAAAAGGCTGTTAGACGAGCAGGGCTTGACTACTGGAAAATTTTAAATCCAAAAATTTGGGATAGTTTGGAAGAATTTTTAGAAGCAAACTTAAGCCACAAGGATAGATTTTTCTTTGCTACCACAAAGACAAATAGGCTTTACTACGAGGCCGAGTTTAAGCCAGGAGATTTTATATTTTTTGGTGGCGAGAGTACTGGGTTGCCAAGAGAATTTATGGATATAAATTTTAAAAACGCCATAACCATACCAATGGGAAAAGAGGGCAGAAGCTTAAATTTAGCTATGAGTGCTGGCATTATCGCTTATGAGGCGATCAGGCAAAATATCACTGAATTTGACTTTAGGAGTGAGATTTGA